The Brachyspira aalborgi genome has a segment encoding these proteins:
- a CDS encoding cell surface protein — protein MKKIFLTTIALLSMASATIFGMYGPDSDWIFFLTDGNRFRARADQLGFTLGNDTIKGTFGFRNKGFGGQFGKMLNTTDGVNYNFNPTISMGLGYTSSLISVGVGYNATIGSQRWTKYNGKAEGKKTEAVAHTPVLVLNAMDNAFRMAIPIQVVNLADKRENGDKSRFTAVSLDAQFRYYTGLDFLPQIRLYLRYGNYGYEATEGGTKDKGTFAETFGFDFRLWFGSMVEEVAINPIIKIQYNGALGKQHNQTRIQAADLVSATTTIGSSGYTPTWAKGAWDLKIIPALGITANSDIVSLYVEPSLGFQINQKGSATDNKVKELYSLYYGAYAEIYITPLKNLEWYFEVDLNNGGTTADQSAITFASTTGITWYLPAL, from the coding sequence ATGAAAAAGATTTTTCTAACAACAATAGCTTTGCTTTCTATGGCAAGCGCAACAATTTTCGGTATGTATGGTCCAGATTCAGATTGGATATTTTTTCTTACCGATGGAAACAGATTTAGAGCAAGAGCCGACCAATTAGGTTTTACGCTTGGAAACGACACTATTAAAGGAACTTTTGGCTTCAGAAACAAAGGTTTCGGCGGACAGTTTGGCAAAATGCTAAACACAACGGATGGAGTAAATTATAACTTTAATCCTACAATTTCAATGGGACTTGGTTATACTTCTTCTTTAATCAGCGTTGGCGTTGGCTATAATGCAACCATAGGCTCGCAAAGATGGACAAAATATAACGGTAAAGCGGAAGGCAAAAAGACAGAAGCCGTAGCTCATACGCCTGTATTAGTTTTGAATGCAATGGATAATGCATTTAGAATGGCTATTCCTATTCAAGTGGTTAATCTAGCAGACAAACGTGAAAACGGAGATAAAAGCAGATTCACCGCAGTAAGTTTGGACGCTCAATTTAGATATTATACGGGTTTAGATTTCCTTCCTCAAATTAGATTATATTTAAGATATGGTAATTACGGTTATGAAGCTACTGAAGGAGGCACGAAAGATAAAGGCACATTTGCAGAAACTTTTGGATTTGATTTTAGATTATGGTTTGGTTCAATGGTTGAAGAAGTTGCGATTAATCCTATAATCAAAATTCAATATAACGGCGCTTTAGGAAAACAACATAATCAAACGAGAATTCAAGCCGCCGATTTGGTTAGTGCTACAACGACTATTGGCAGTTCAGGCTATACTCCTACTTGGGCAAAAGGCGCTTGGGATTTGAAAATAATTCCAGCTTTGGGAATAACTGCAAACAGCGATATAGTTTCATTGTATGTTGAGCCTTCATTAGGTTTCCAAATTAATCAAAAAGGAAGCGCAACAGACAACAAAGTTAAAGAACTTTACAGTTTATATTATGGCGCTTATGCAGAAATTTATATTACGCCTTTGAAAAACCTTGAATGGTATTTTGAAGTAGATTTAAATAACGGCGGAACTACTGCAGACCAAAGCGCTATAACATTTGCAAGCACTACGGGAATAACTTGGTATTTGCCAGCGCTTTAA